TCATCGCCTCGAGGACGACGATCAGGTCACCCTCGGCGACCTGCTGCCCCTCCTCGACGGCGATCTTGACGATCGTGCCCTGCATGGGCGCGGTCAGGCTGTCGCCGGATGCAGCGGCACCGCCGCCACCTCCGCCGGAGCGCTTGGGAGCCTTCTTCTTGGCCGCGGCGCCACCGCCACCACCGAGGGACAGGCCGCCCGGAAGCACGACCTCGAGGCGCTTGCCGCCGACCTCGACGGTGATCTTCTGGCGCTCGCCCTCGTCCTCGGCGGCCTCGCCGATCTCGCCACCGTAGGGCGCGATCTGGTTGTCGAACTCCGTCTCGATCCAGCGGGTGTGGATGGTGAAGGGAGTGCCGTCGGCCGGGGCGAAGGCCGGGTCGGACACGATCGTCTGGTGGAAGGGGACGACCGTGGGCATGCCCTCGACGACGAGCTCGGAGAGAGCGCGGCGGGAGCGCTCCAGTGCCTGCTCGCGGGTGGCGCCGGTGACGATGAGCTTGGCGATCATCGAGTCGAAGGCGCCGGCGACGGTGTCGCCCTCGACGATGCCGGCGTCCCAGCGCACGCCCGGGCCGGTCGGCACGGTCATCTTGGTGACGGTGCCGGGTGCCGGCATGAAGTTGCGACCGGCGTCCTCGCCGTTGATGCGGAACTCGAAGGAGTGACCGCGGGCGATCGGGTCGTCGTAGCCGAGCTCCTCACCGTCGGCGATGCGCAGCATCTCGCGGACGAGGTCGATGCCGGTGACCTCCTCGCTCACGGGGTGCTCGACCTGGAGGCGGGTGTTGACCTCGAGGAAGGAGATCGTGCCGTCCTGGGCGACGAGGTACTCGCAGGTGCCGGCGCCGACGTAGCCGGCCTCCTTGAGGATCGCCTTGGAGGCGCGGACCAGCTCAGCATTTTGCTCGTCGGTGAGGAAGGGCGCGGGGGCCTCCTCCACGAGCTTCTGGTTGCGACGCTGCAGCGAGCAGTCGCGGGTGGAGACGACGACGACATTGCCGTGCTGGTCGGCGAGGCACTGGGTCTCGACGTGGCGGGGCTTGTCGAGGAACTTCTCGACGAGGCACTCCCCGCGGCCGAAGGCCGAGACGGCCTCGCGGACCGCGGAGTCGAAGAGCTCGGGGATCTCCTCCATGGTGCGGGCGACCTTGAGGCCACGACCGCCACCGCCGTAGACCGCCTTGATGGCGATCGGCAGGCCGAACTTCTGCGCGAGCGCGACCACCTCGTCGGCGTCCTTGACCGGGTCCTTGGTGCCGGGGGCCAGCGGGGCGTTGGCCTTGACGGCGATGTGCTTGGCCTTGGCCTTGTCGCCGAGGGCGTCGATGGCCGCGGGGCTCGGGCCGATCCAGATCAGCCCGGCGTCGAGGACGGCCTGGGCGAACTCGGCGTTCTCCGCGAGGAACCCGTAGCCGGGGTGGACCGCGTCTGCACCAGCGTCCTTGGCGACCTGGAGGAGCTTGTCCTGCAGGAGGTAGGAGTCGCCGGGGGTCGTCCCACCCAGCGCGTACGCCTCGTCGGCGACCTTGACGTGCAGGGCGTCGCGGTCGGGCTCGGCGTAGACGGCGACGGAGCCGATGGCGGCGTCGGCGCAGGCGCGGGCGATGCGGACGGCGATCTCGCCGCGGTTGGCGATGAGGACTTTGCTGATGGCCATGGGTCGCAGACTACTGGGTGGTCGAGGCGTCCGGTGGCCCGCCCGCATCGTGGCCCGCGCCACGCTCCCTTCGCCCGGACCGACGCGGACCGCGGCCCGTCAGCGGCGGTCGCTGCTGCTCAGCGTGCACCCGGGACGAAGGGAGTACCCCGCCCGGATGTCGTCGGCGCGGGAGCGGGCGAGGTTCCACTCGGGCCAGGTGCTCCCTCCGTCCTGTGTCGACGAGCGGGAGATGACGCACGCCTTGACCTCGGCCGGCAGGTCGCTCTCGTGGATCGTCGGGACGGCGTCGTCACCCAGCTGCGAGAGGTAGAAGGAGTCGATCTCGCCGGTCTCCTGGTAGAGGGCGATGTTGCGGTCGGCGACGAAGCCGTTGACATTGCCGAGCGAGAGCCCGGCGACGAGGACCGCCGCCGAGACGAGCGCGAGCCGTCCCAGCCAGCGACCGCCGACGAAGAGCGAGACGAGCACGCCGAGGACGACGATGCCGAGCCAGACCTCGAAGGCGTCGACGTTGACCCGCAGGGTCGTGTAGCCGAAGGCGTCCTGGTAGAGGGCCATCCGGCGCAGCGCGGAGGCGACGACGAGGAGGGTGAGGACGCAGAGGACGGCGTTCATGACCGTCATGACGCGCCGCTCGCTTGCGGTGTCGGCGCGGCCCCAGGACCGCACGCCGGCGATGAGCAGGAGCACGAGGGCGGTCGCGAGGGTCAGCTGGCCGAAGCCCTGCCGGGCCGACTCGGCGTAGGTGACGCCGGCGGTGCGCATCACGTAGTCGTGCCCGCCGATGGTCGCCGCGGCCTGGGCGGCGATGAAGACGACGAAGACCGCGATGACGACACCGAGCGGGATCTGCCACTCGCGCACCGGGATCCGTCGGTCGGTGAGGCGGCTGGTGCGCAGCTCGTCGACCGCCGGCGGGTTGATCGCGAGGTAGAGGCCGGCGAGCATCACGCCGGCGAAGAAGACGAGGGTGAAGGCACGGAAGACGAGCAGGTCGCTGATGTCGGGCACGAGCGCCGACGCCCAGGACCCGAGCACGGCGTCGGCGGAGGCGAGCAGGCCCCCGAAGACCAGGAGCAGCACGAGGCTGACCACGCTGGTGCGCAGGGCCGCCCATGTCCGGCCGTGCTGCCCGAGCAGGCGGACCGTGCGGTCGATGAGCGGCAGGCCACGCAGCGCAGAGGCCGGCCACGCAGCGACCGACGCGACCATGGCGCTGACGCGATGCGCGTCGGTGCAGGCGACGGCGGCGAGCACCCCGGCCATGACGGCCGCGAGGAAGATGTAGCCCGGGTGCGCGGTGAGGATCGTCGTCAGGCCGAGGGGGAGCGCGAGGGCCGCGGTGACCCACGACCAGCGGTTGGAGCGGCGCGGTGAGGCGAGCCACAGCGAGGCGCCGCCCGCGACGAGGACCAGCAGCAGCCCGAGCCCGAGGGCGTTGTCCGGCAGCACGATCGCCGCGAGGAGGCCGACGGCGAGGGCGGCGAGGACGAGCCTCGGTTGCGGTGCGGTGACCCTCTCGGGCCACCACCTCGACCACGAGAGCGAAGGGAGTGCTGCCGGCACCGCTCCCTGAGGAGGCGCGCCAGCGCCGTCTCGAAGGGGAGGCG
The genomic region above belongs to Janibacter limosus and contains:
- a CDS encoding acetyl/propionyl/methylcrotonyl-CoA carboxylase subunit alpha; amino-acid sequence: MAISKVLIANRGEIAVRIARACADAAIGSVAVYAEPDRDALHVKVADEAYALGGTTPGDSYLLQDKLLQVAKDAGADAVHPGYGFLAENAEFAQAVLDAGLIWIGPSPAAIDALGDKAKAKHIAVKANAPLAPGTKDPVKDADEVVALAQKFGLPIAIKAVYGGGGRGLKVARTMEEIPELFDSAVREAVSAFGRGECLVEKFLDKPRHVETQCLADQHGNVVVVSTRDCSLQRRNQKLVEEAPAPFLTDEQNAELVRASKAILKEAGYVGAGTCEYLVAQDGTISFLEVNTRLQVEHPVSEEVTGIDLVREMLRIADGEELGYDDPIARGHSFEFRINGEDAGRNFMPAPGTVTKMTVPTGPGVRWDAGIVEGDTVAGAFDSMIAKLIVTGATREQALERSRRALSELVVEGMPTVVPFHQTIVSDPAFAPADGTPFTIHTRWIETEFDNQIAPYGGEIGEAAEDEGERQKITVEVGGKRLEVVLPGGLSLGGGGGAAAKKKAPKRSGGGGGGAAASGDSLTAPMQGTIVKIAVEEGQQVAEGDLIVVLEAMKMEQPLNAHKAGTITGLTAEVGATVSNGAVIAEIKD
- a CDS encoding DUF4153 domain-containing protein, giving the protein MNRSQPLAGLSSIRTRLTVLVGASVLVAAVVGTIGTDAGVPLWLGLPATVGVALVVTRWLASGMTTPLLQMTDAAQRMAKGDYAAAITTSSQDEVGVLARAFTSMATELEQSEEHRRRLVATVAHELRTPLSAQQALLENLADGVTPPDESTLRAALAQSERLGSLVTDLLDLSRPDGRGVPFSPGRVRVQDLLDEAVDEAALQGRGVSLVVDVEPVDLTITGDRSRLAQVTANLLDNAIRHSPSGCTVTMTARTDAHQWTLTVADDGPGLSPERAERLFHRFGPGGDGGGGTGLGLAIAAWVVTMHGGTIRALPADDGAQIRMTLPLTPPNSSPSPAPLATDRPVPTPTQESTMSVQPVPTTPPLRDGAGAPPQGAVPAALPSLSWSRWWPERVTAPQPRLVLAALAVGLLAAIVLPDNALGLGLLLVLVAGGASLWLASPRRSNRWSWVTAALALPLGLTTILTAHPGYIFLAAVMAGVLAAVACTDAHRVSAMVASVAAWPASALRGLPLIDRTVRLLGQHGRTWAALRTSVVSLVLLLVFGGLLASADAVLGSWASALVPDISDLLVFRAFTLVFFAGVMLAGLYLAINPPAVDELRTSRLTDRRIPVREWQIPLGVVIAVFVVFIAAQAAATIGGHDYVMRTAGVTYAESARQGFGQLTLATALVLLLIAGVRSWGRADTASERRVMTVMNAVLCVLTLLVVASALRRMALYQDAFGYTTLRVNVDAFEVWLGIVVLGVLVSLFVGGRWLGRLALVSAAVLVAGLSLGNVNGFVADRNIALYQETGEIDSFYLSQLGDDAVPTIHESDLPAEVKACVISRSSTQDGGSTWPEWNLARSRADDIRAGYSLRPGCTLSSSDRR